Within Candidatus Poribacteria bacterium, the genomic segment AAGGGATATTATGCTATGGCGATGAAAGGGGACTACATGGATATTTTGAACTTCGACGAGATGAGGAGGTGATAGAAGTTGCCGGCCAATCTCCCCCCGCAGTATTATGAGACCAAAAGGCGATATGAGGCGGCGAAGACCGCTGAGGAGAAGATAAAGGTTCTGGAGGAGATGCTGGCGATCATGCCCAAACATAAGGGCACCGATAAGCTCCGGGCGGAACTCCGATCGAAGATCGCACGGTTGAAAAAGGAGCGGATTGAATCCAGAAAGGGAGGCAAACGGGGCAAAAACTATCACATTAGAAAGCAGGGGGCAGCCCAGATAGCCCTTCTCGGAGCACCGAATTCGGGCAAATCCAGCCTCCTATCCGCCTTAACGAATGCAAGGCCGCGGATATCCCCCTCGCCCTATACAACCCAGGAACCTATGGCCGGAATGGTGCCATTTGAGAACATCAGCTTTCAGCTCATAGACCTACCTCCGGTTACCGCCGATTTCATGAGACCCTGGATGAACGATATCTTCAGAAACGCCGATCTGATCGCTTTGGTGGCCGACCTTTCAACCGACGAGGTGCTTGATGGAATCGAAGGTCCCGTCCAGAAGCTTAAAGAACACGATATAGAGTTGGTGAGCAGACCTCCTGAGGAGGAAGAGGATATCAACTTCGATAGGGTCTTTAAGAGGTGTTTCATCCTGGCCAACAAAGCTGACTCTGAAGGAGCGAGAGATAGGCTGGAGGTCGTTTCGGACCTCTACGGTGAGAGGTTTGAGATCATACCCGTCTCCGCCGTCACAGGCGAGGGTCTGGAGGAGTTGAAGAAGGCGATCTTCAGGATAGCCGACATAATAAGGATCTATACCAAGGCGCCGGGGAAGAAACCGGATCTCACAGCGCCTATCATCCTACCCAAGGGAAGCGCCGTCCTAGATGCCGCCGAAGAGATACACAAGGACTTCGTCGAAAAGTTCAGATATGCCCGCATATGGGGGCCGGGAAGGATAGACGGTCAAAGCGTCAGCAGAACGGAGATACTCCGGGATGGCGATATACTGGAGTTCCACATATAGGCGAAAATCACTCGCTTCCCCTCAACCGTTTTAGCATGCCATAATCCAGCTTTCCCAATCCCTCGCTTGTCCCGAACCAGGCTATCGATCCGGATACGATCATACAGTTGACCCTTACCTCGCTGAACTTGGAGGGATAATTTATGCTATCCCATCCCACCACGGGAAGCTCCACGAAAGCCCCCGCATCGGTTGCCACCCAAAACTCCTCGCCGTTTAGCGCCAGGAATATATCCTCCACCAGCGTTACATCATCTTCCTCCGCCAGGATGGTAGAATACCATTTGTTCTGCAGCAGATCGTATTTCCCATATCCGTTTCTATTGTGGCTATACCAGCCGATCCACACCGATGTATCGGTGGCGAGTACGGATCTGATGGAATCGCTCGGCAGCCCCTGAGCCGATGAAAAGGTGGTCCAGGTCTTGCTCTTTCTATCGAACATGTTAAGACCGTTCATGGAGGTGGCCACCCAAACGCGGTCGCTCGTGATGGCTATTGAGACGGCATCGTTACCGGAAAGGCCGTCCTGCCTCGTGTATTTAACCCAGGTATCGGACGATCCATCCAGGGTAGCCACTCCGCCGAAGGTTGCGGCCCATACCTCGTCATCCATCAGCTTTACATCCGACACGTGTTTGCTGGGCAGACCGTCCAATATAGTGTATTCACGCTTGGCACCGGTGCTCTTATCGATTCGGATTATCCCCGAGTTAAGGGTGCCCACCCACACCTCCTTCCCACTGACAGCAAGCGCTCTGACGTTAACCCCTTTGAGATCCGGCATATCGGGGGAAGGTGTGAGTTTACCCTCAGATATATCGAAGCACGCAAGTCCCTTCGACGTTCCGACCCAGAGATAGTTCCCATCTAGAGCTAGCGCCTGCACCTCATTTGCGGGCAGCCCATCCGATATGGTATAGACCTCCCAGGCGCTCTCGCTTATCATGTTGGAGGCTTCGCTTATGAGATTAGCATCCGAGGATGTGTTTTTGACGAAGCTAAACTCCTCAATCGCCTCCTGGTGTCTTCTCAGCTCATGATAGGCCAATCCCCTTGCGAAATGAGCGTCGTCCAGCCACTCGCTTTGGGGATGTTGATTTATAAAGTCGGTTAAAGCGGCCAAAGCCTCCTCATATCTGCCGAGCTTTATGAGGAGCCTGCCGATCATGAACTGTGCCTTTGGGGCCTGTGGATCTTCCGGGAAGGATTGAACGGCGCTTCTGAGGGCCTGGACGGCCTTTTCCGGTTTATCGAGTTTCTCGGCGAAGAGAAATCCCGCCTTATAGATCGCCTCTTGAGCGAAGGGAGAGCCGGGGAAACAGGTGTAAAGCCTGTAATATGCCTCAGCCGCCTTATCGATCTGATTCTCCCGCAGATACCTCTCCGCCATCGCCTTGAATTTGTCCGCCATGTTATACCTTTCAGGGGCTAACGTGGCGACCAGGGCATAATACCTGAACGCCTCCTCCGTTTTCCCCTCCTTTTCCAGGATCTTAGCCAACTCATAATACGGATCGGGGAATCGGGGCATCTCGCGGATAGCCTCCATGAACTCCCTTTTCGCCTCATCGACCATTCCGAGGTCCAGAAAGTCAAGACCGTTTCTATATCGCTTGAACGCCTCATATGTGGGCCTTATTCCTTTCTTGGAGAGAAATTCGATCACCCGGATTTGATCCACCGGCACCCTGACCTGACTTCCATCCTGCAATCTCACCCGAACGGAAATCCCATCGGCTCCTAACCACTTCCCGGTTATCCTATCGCCATCCAACTTGTATATCACCGCATACTGACCAAATGCCAGGGCTGTGATCCATATCAAGAGAAAGGATATAGGGACTGATCTCCTTAACATCTCACACCTCCACCTCAATTCGCCTTAAAACACAATCCCTGCCCTGAACGATCTCCACGTCATCGGAACCACATCTGGGGCATGAGAGCACGGGGAGTATAAAATGCAACGCCGGGTCATCATCCACCTGGATATCCCCTTCATATCCACATGAATCACACCTGACAACGGGCTTAACAGTTGATAGGATTACCTTCGCTTCAGAGGCGATCGTGTTCTCCAGGCAGGTCTTCAGCCAGAATCTCATCTGCTCGAGGCTGAGGAAGGAGAGCTCTCCGATCTCAAGCTCGATCTTTAACACCGATTTGGCCCCCTTTTGTGATGCGGCGTCTAAGACGAGATGTGCTATCTCCTGGGCGACGGACAATTCGTGCATCTAAACACCTATCGCCTCGATTAGATCCTCTATACCGTCACCGGTCAATCCATTTGTCCAGATCACCTTGATGGAGGGTTTTATCCTACGGGCGTCCATCTCAAGCTTGGATATATCCACGCCCATCGGTCCGGCCAGATCGATCTTATTTATCGCCACAGCGACGGCATCCATGAAGATATAAGGGTGTTTGACCACCATATATGGCCCCTCCGTTACCGATATGACGACTACTCTCTTATGTGCTCCCAGGGGAAATTCCCCCGGGCAGATCAGGTTTCCCACATTTTCTATAAACAGCAGATCTATCTCATCCAGATCTATCTCTTCAAGAGATCTGCCGACCAGATTGGCGTCCAGATGGCATTCCTTGCCGGTATTGACCTGAACCACCTGAACCCCCTCCTCGCGGATACTGTCAGCGTCTATCGTTGTGGTCAGATCGCCCGCTATAACGGCTATGGAATATTTATCTTTCAGCCTTCTGACGATCTGCTTTATCAGGGTGGTCTTCCCCGATCCGATTGATCCCATAACGTCAATGGCCGTGATGCCCTTTGATTCGAGCAGTTGTCTGTTCCGTTGAGCCAGTTCCTCGTTCTTCCTGAGGAGGCTCTCCTCAAGCTCGATGTCGAAGATCTCTCCTTCCCGACTTTCAACCACCTTAATCGACATTCTCTCTCCTCCGTAATCCCAGGATATCAAGCATCATCTGAGCGTTTATCGCTGCCTGCCCGTTATGGCAGTTATTGAAGAAGACGTAGGTCTTATCCGTCTCCCGGGCAAGTTTCTCGATTTTAGGTCTCCACTCGACGAGCTCCCTTTCGGAATAAAGGTAATCGTATCTTTCGGACGATCCACCCTCCCACCATTTAGCGGCATTTCTGCCGTGGAACCTCACGTATCCGATCTCTCCAGTCGCCAGGGTGACGGGAGGTACAAGTCCCCTCAACCTCGGCTCATCGACGCAGCAATAGCTTATGCCGTTTTCCCTGAGGAACTCGAAGACGTCATCTCTCACCCAGGATCGATGTCTGAACTCGACCACAAGCGGGTATCCCTCGAAGATACGACTGATCTCCGCCAGATACCTCAAATTCTCAGATGAAAGCTTAAAGGAGTAGGGGAACTGGGCCAGAAAGGCACCGAATTTGCCCGTCTCGATGAGCGGTTGGATCGACTCCTGGAGCGCCTTTGCAGACTCCTCAACCTTCTCCCTCGAATGGGTTACATCCGAGTGGGTCTTGACCGTGAACTCAAATCCGTCAGGGGTCTTATCCGCCATTCTCTGGAACGTCTTGAGGGATGGAATCCGGTAGTAGGTGGAATTCACCTCAACGACGTTGAAACAACCGGCGTAGTATCTGAGCATATCCGCGATCCTCAGCTTCTCCGGATAGAATGTTCCCCTCCAATCCTTAAAGCTATATCCGGAAGTTCCCACTCTTATGTTCAATCCTTCCTCTCCTCCCGGTAACATCTTCGAGAGATATTATCCACTATTCTGACTGAGATTTCAACCTAGCCGGCCGATACCATTTAGCACGATTACAATAAGTTGATGTCTCACCCCCTTAATGGTAACATATTAGGTGATTTTGAGTCTGGAAGGAGGTGGTTAATAAAGTTGCTGACAAGGGAGACGAGAAAACTAACAATTCAGATGATAGCTGACATGGCGGGAGTTTCAAAAGCCACCGTATCGAGGGTCATCAACAATAAACCCTCCGTTGCCGAGGAGACAAGAAAGAGAGTCCTGGAGATAATCGAGAGGTACAACTATGTTCCCAATATCTTCGCCCAGGCGCTGAACCTCAACCGAAGTCAAGCCATCGGGCTCATAACGACCGAGATCACCAACATCGTCACCGCCGAGATAGCCTCTGTCATAGAGAGGACGGCCAAGGAGAAAGGCTATACGTTAATACTCTGTCTCACAGGGGGAAACGTGAAGGAGGAGATCTCCCACGTGAAGAGCCTATGTGAGAGAAAGGTGGACGGGATGATTATCATTCACGCCGGCAGCACCGATAGAAGGGAGGAGACGGAACATCTGTTTCAACTGAAGGAATACGGCGTTCCTTTCGTGCTCGTGTGCGACCCTATCCTGGGCCTGGAAACCGATTATGTGCTTATCGATCATGAAAGGGGAGCTTATGACGCCGTGAAACATCTGCTTGATCTGGGACATAGGAGAATCGGTTACATCTCAGGTCCCAAAGGCCTGTATACTGAGATGGCGCGGTTCAGGGGATATAAGAGGGCCCTCAGGGATCATGGCGTGAAGGTGGATAAAAGGCTGGTGAGGGAAGGCAGCTACGGACTTGAGGAGGGGTACAAGGCAGCGATCGATCTTCTGAGCATGAAGAACCGCCCCTCTGCCATCTTCGCCTTCAACGATATGGAGGCCATAGGGGTGCTACGGGCAGCGAGAGAGTTGGAAATACGCGTTCCAAATGAGCTGGCTGTGGTGGGCACAGATGACGTGCAGATAGCTCCTCTCCTGGAAGTGCCCCTCACCACCGTCTGCTTCCCTAAAAAACGGATAGGACAGGTGGCCGTGGAGCTGCTCTTGGAACAGATCGAAGCGAAAGGCTCCCCCAGATTGGATAGAGGTTTCAGGAAAGTACATATAGGACACTATCTCGTCATAAGGGAGTCCTGTGGAGCTAAACTCCGGTGAGATTTCCCGCCATCTCTATCACCCTCCCATCCGACGTCCCGGATTCGGTATCCACAAGAATCAAACCGCGCGGCCCACACATCTCGATATATCATGGCCGGTTATCCGTATATGGACGCCAAGGGCCAGGCACCGGTTAGGGGATCGAACCCTTCGTAGAGAGGACGGCCATTCTCGCAGCATAGTGTATGGCGTTTATCAGGCTTTCGGGGGAAGCTATCCCTCTACCCGCCTTGTCGAAAGCCGTGCCGTGATCGACAGATGTCCTGATTATCGGAAGTCCTAGGGTTATGTTAACTCCGCTTACCGATTCCCATCGCTCTCCTTT encodes:
- a CDS encoding TGS domain-containing protein codes for the protein MPANLPPQYYETKRRYEAAKTAEEKIKVLEEMLAIMPKHKGTDKLRAELRSKIARLKKERIESRKGGKRGKNYHIRKQGAAQIALLGAPNSGKSSLLSALTNARPRISPSPYTTQEPMAGMVPFENISFQLIDLPPVTADFMRPWMNDIFRNADLIALVADLSTDEVLDGIEGPVQKLKEHDIELVSRPPEEEEDINFDRVFKRCFILANKADSEGARDRLEVVSDLYGERFEIIPVSAVTGEGLEELKKAIFRIADIIRIYTKAPGKKPDLTAPIILPKGSAVLDAAEEIHKDFVEKFRYARIWGPGRIDGQSVSRTEILRDGDILEFHI
- a CDS encoding tetratricopeptide repeat protein; the protein is MLRRSVPISFLLIWITALAFGQYAVIYKLDGDRITGKWLGADGISVRVRLQDGSQVRVPVDQIRVIEFLSKKGIRPTYEAFKRYRNGLDFLDLGMVDEAKREFMEAIREMPRFPDPYYELAKILEKEGKTEEAFRYYALVATLAPERYNMADKFKAMAERYLRENQIDKAAEAYYRLYTCFPGSPFAQEAIYKAGFLFAEKLDKPEKAVQALRSAVQSFPEDPQAPKAQFMIGRLLIKLGRYEEALAALTDFINQHPQSEWLDDAHFARGLAYHELRRHQEAIEEFSFVKNTSSDANLISEASNMISESAWEVYTISDGLPANEVQALALDGNYLWVGTSKGLACFDISEGKLTPSPDMPDLKGVNVRALAVSGKEVWVGTLNSGIIRIDKSTGAKREYTILDGLPSKHVSDVKLMDDEVWAATFGGVATLDGSSDTWVKYTRQDGLSGNDAVSIAITSDRVWVATSMNGLNMFDRKSKTWTTFSSAQGLPSDSIRSVLATDTSVWIGWYSHNRNGYGKYDLLQNKWYSTILAEEDDVTLVEDIFLALNGEEFWVATDAGAFVELPVVGWDSINYPSKFSEVRVNCMIVSGSIAWFGTSEGLGKLDYGMLKRLRGSE
- the hypA gene encoding hydrogenase maturation nickel metallochaperone HypA, producing MHELSVAQEIAHLVLDAASQKGAKSVLKIELEIGELSFLSLEQMRFWLKTCLENTIASEAKVILSTVKPVVRCDSCGYEGDIQVDDDPALHFILPVLSCPRCGSDDVEIVQGRDCVLRRIEVEV
- the hypB gene encoding hydrogenase nickel incorporation protein HypB, giving the protein MSIKVVESREGEIFDIELEESLLRKNEELAQRNRQLLESKGITAIDVMGSIGSGKTTLIKQIVRRLKDKYSIAVIAGDLTTTIDADSIREEGVQVVQVNTGKECHLDANLVGRSLEEIDLDEIDLLFIENVGNLICPGEFPLGAHKRVVVISVTEGPYMVVKHPYIFMDAVAVAINKIDLAGPMGVDISKLEMDARRIKPSIKVIWTNGLTGDGIEDLIEAIGV
- a CDS encoding DUF72 domain-containing protein yields the protein MLPGGEEGLNIRVGTSGYSFKDWRGTFYPEKLRIADMLRYYAGCFNVVEVNSTYYRIPSLKTFQRMADKTPDGFEFTVKTHSDVTHSREKVEESAKALQESIQPLIETGKFGAFLAQFPYSFKLSSENLRYLAEISRIFEGYPLVVEFRHRSWVRDDVFEFLRENGISYCCVDEPRLRGLVPPVTLATGEIGYVRFHGRNAAKWWEGGSSERYDYLYSERELVEWRPKIEKLARETDKTYVFFNNCHNGQAAINAQMMLDILGLRRRENVD
- a CDS encoding LacI family DNA-binding transcriptional regulator → MLTRETRKLTIQMIADMAGVSKATVSRVINNKPSVAEETRKRVLEIIERYNYVPNIFAQALNLNRSQAIGLITTEITNIVTAEIASVIERTAKEKGYTLILCLTGGNVKEEISHVKSLCERKVDGMIIIHAGSTDRREETEHLFQLKEYGVPFVLVCDPILGLETDYVLIDHERGAYDAVKHLLDLGHRRIGYISGPKGLYTEMARFRGYKRALRDHGVKVDKRLVREGSYGLEEGYKAAIDLLSMKNRPSAIFAFNDMEAIGVLRAARELEIRVPNELAVVGTDDVQIAPLLEVPLTTVCFPKKRIGQVAVELLLEQIEAKGSPRLDRGFRKVHIGHYLVIRESCGAKLR